The sequence CCTCCTGTTTCATATAGATAGAGATCACAAAGGGAGGGGGGAGGAGGAACATGGTGAGAAGAGCCATTTCATAGATCCGGTCCAGACCCATATATTCCCTGATAATAAAACGATTTACCAGCAGAGCCAGGATGATGAGGAAGGTTTTGCGAATCAGGACCGTTTTAAGAGCCAGAACCATTCCTTTCCTCTTGAAACTCAACTCATAGCCTATCATCAGAGAGATCAGGGGCACTGTCAGATTCCCAGCCAGTACGAGGAATTCTCCCAGGGCTCTGGTCAGTGCATTGGGATTAATCATTGTTTTAACGGTACCGGTAAGCAGTCCGGCAAATATTGCCAGGATCACAGGGGATTTTATGAAGGAAAGGAGAAGGACTCGTGCAGAGCTGTGTCCTTCCTTTTCTCTGATCAATAGTGCCATCAGTATGAAGAACACAAAGAGAACCTGTCCCAGGTCCATGAGAGCAAACTTTGCTAGATGCTCATGCCCGTAAATGGAGAGGAACAGGGCATATCCCAGCATCCCCATTTCAAAACCACCCATCATAAGGGACCAGTAGGGTGTCTTGATCTTCAGTATTCGGGCAGTAACCTTTCCAATAAAAATCATCAAAGCACAGATCAAAAAGATGAGAAGGACGAGCAGAAGGAAACGGACTTCCAGATTCAACGAGGCAAAGGCCTGAAACAGGAGCGCCGGAAGGGCCAGGTTCGAGACAATTTTTTTAATATCGCTGCTGCTTCCTTCTTTCAGGAAATTTTTATTTTTAAGCAGGGTTCCAAGAGCGAAAAACAGAAGAACCGGTAGAATACTGAGAAAAATAGATATCATTTGAGTTCCTTTATGAAAGCCTTTCTTCATAGTACTATAAATGCCTGCATTGAAACAGCTTAAAACAACAATGCTGTATAGCAGAATCCTGGATGGAATTTGATCTTGTTCCTTCTAATTTATGATTCCATCAGAAGCCGGGAATCCCGCCCTGATTTTTTTTGAAAATAAATATTGACAACCGCCGGGATTTGACCCATTTATATATACAGTTACTGTGTCATTGTCGATGGCCTTTAATGACAGACTAAGGACCCTATAGGCTAACAACGTCTGTTATCATCTTCCTTTATTTGCTTTGTCTTTTGGAGTTGGTTTCAGTTTGTGGATTTTCGGGGAGTTCCTCTAATAATCCACTCAGAGAGTCCTTCTGCAAAGCATACTGAGGTTCTTATGAAAAAAGAATTATGGTTCCTGACTCAAGACGATGAGCTGGTGGATGTCTACGATGACAGAGACATCGCTACGGAAGAACGTATTTATCTTAAAGAGGACAATCCTCTGGATACAATACGACTTCATTCAATAGGTATTGCAGAATTGAGTAACTATCCTGACGAATATGAGTTTGCTCAGGAAAGGGGGTTGTTGGATGAATGATACAATTGTTGAAGAAGTATACCTGGGAAACTTAAGCTACGATATTACCAGGGATGATCTCCATGAAATGCTGGAGCAATTCGGAGCCGTAAGCGAAGTCAATCTTGTTGAGAACAAAGGCATTGCTTTTGTCAGGTTTGAACTGGTCGAAGATGCAGAGCTGGCCATAAAATCACTGGAGGGCGTTGACTTCCTGGGACGGAAACTGGTTCTTGACTGGGCCAAGCCTAAAAAAGCCACAGCTCATATTTAGGACTGCAGTGAACAGTGTCGGAGACTGGTTCTTGCCGGTATGGGCAGCTCCGGCGGATCAGCAGGTTCATGATTTGAATTTAAGAAATTATGAACAGCTTTTTAAAAGCAATAAGAAAAACTTCTGCTCTTAAACGGATGTTGAACGGATACGGTCAAAGTATGGAGTATTCCTTTCCCGCACGCAGCGGGCCGCATACAGATACATGGCCGCAGACCAGGTTTGCCAGTCCTGCCCCCGGGGGGTTCCATCCTGTGCTTTTATCCATTCATTGAAACCAAAGGAAAGATTTTTATCAGTTGTCTTTCTGACCTGTTCTGTCAGAACCAGCAGCTTTTCTTCCGCCAGTTGATACTCTTCGGCGGCTACAATTGCAGATATATAGAACCCGCTGATATAGGGCCAAATCCCTCCATTATGGTATTCTCCGGGTCTATTGAACTCTTCATAGCGATCCAGCCAGTCCGGATCGTCCCTATTCATATAGGGGAAGAAATTGGGTGCTATGTCGACTGCCAGATCTCCCTGCTTGATCATGGCTTTGCACTCTTCGTTTATCCATGAAATAATTTCTTTTGATCTTTTCAAGGGAGCCATTCCTGTCAGGATGGCCAGGCTGTTGCCAAGCAGATCAAAGCGTTCACTGCTGTAGATCTTGAAGATCCAAAAGGCGTAATAAGGCTTGCTCAACTGACTAAGCCTGTTGTGTACATGGTTGTGCTTCTTGTCTTTTGTTATGGCGAATCGGCTGAAAGATGAGGCCAATGCTTCTGCCTTTTCGGTGAGGCCGAAAAACTGAAGGTAAGCATAAGCCAGGGTGTTCACAAATAGGCCATAACCGATGACCCACTGTTCATCCCGCCAGTCTGTGGTGGGCAGCTGGCCGATAAAGTTCCTGTCTGTCGGGCTCTGGTAGCTCATCCAGGTTAGAGCCTTTTGGGCGGCATCTTCCAGGAACTGCTCCTCACCGGTTGCAATTCTAAATATTGCCAGGCCTATAAGAAAGAGGGGCGTCGTATCGCTTGATCCCCGGTTTTCCGGGTCATGAACCAGGGAAGGACTCTGACCATGGGGGGACTGATTGGATGCCAGGGTCGTGAGAACTCTTCGCATCTGCTCCATAAGCTCAGGATCTCCGGAAAGGACAAATCCAGGCAGAGCAATCATCAGATCTCTTGTGTAGGGTTCCGGGTAACCCCAGCCTGCGGTCCGGGGGAGTTTATCAAAAGGGCCCTTTGCATTATGTTTCAGAACCTGGAGAGCCATTTTTTCCGCTTCTTCAATAAGATGCCATTGGTCTGTATTCATTTCAGATCCAGCTTTTTCTGTACTATCTGCATAAATTTTTGGGCCACAACCATATAATCAAAGTTTGTGACAACATGTTCTCTCGCCGCCTTTCCCAGACGTTCCCGCAGGGCTTTGTCATTCATCAGCTGGAGTAGAGAGTCTTTTAAGTCGGGGATACTGGCCCTGTAGTCAACAATCCGGGGCGGATCAAACTTAATCTTCGTGTTTTCCGGATAGCCTGACTCACTGCCCAGGATGGTCTCATGAAGGACAATCTGCTGAGCGACTCCGGCCAGCAGGGCCGTTTCTCCATGAATCATTGTATCTTTCGGCCCCATGGCGTTGATACTTATAACAGGTTTGCCGCAGGCCCCCGCTTCTACCTGAGGCATACCAAATCCCTCCAGCCGGGCCGGGGCTGCATAGATATCACAGGCCGATATCAGGTAGGGGACAAAATTCCGGGAGATAATGCTTGTTTGAAAGTCCATTTGCTTTTCGATTCCAAGTTCTTTGGCAAGCTTTTCGTCCATAGTGTTCTGTGCCGTTGTTCTGTCCTGGGGCCAGACCTTACAGACATAACGCCAGTCTGGAATTTTCCCCTGGAGTCCGGCCAGGGCATGCATCACTTCCTGTGCCCCTTTGGATGCCGCATCCCCCCCGATGGTCAGCATCATCAACTGATTGTCTGAAATTCCCAGGTTTTTCCTTATGGATTTGACTTTGGGGTCATCCTGGGAAATGGGATGGAATATTTCTGTTTCACATCCTACAGGCAGAACTTCTATGTTATCTCCGGAGATTCCATCTCTTACATACATATCCTTGACCCACTGTGAGGTAACAAGGATGAGAGGCAGCTTGTTCAGAACATCCTGATAATTGGCGATATAGCCATCGGCTACAAGCCAGGGGACGGCAGTGGCGCCGAATTTCTGAGGATGAAGTATTATATCGGGGGCATAGCCCCAGTATCCCACACCGGTGACAACATCGGGCTTGAACCAGTTGTAATACCATTCCTTTTCCAGGGTGGATTTGGAGTTCACCGCATAAACATCCACACCCATTTTCTTAAGGCCCCGGTACAGCATGTCTCCTTGAGTGGCCAGACCTCCGGGTGAGGGAGGATAATCATACAAGATCAGTACTTTCATATTTTTACTTCATCCTTTTTTAAGCCATTCTGCAGCTTGTTCTTGAGTAGTCACTTGCCAGAAGGCCTCTATCCGCGGGGTCGTTCTGGCTTCAAAACCGTCCTTATCAAATCCATATGTCTCAGTGATGATGCTGTATTTCTTCTGCCATATTTCTTCACTGAGGACTTGCTGGATAGGGGCGGATGATATGGCATGGGGCAGGGTGGACTTTTGTTCGTCTTCATAGGCGAATAGTCTTATTTCACGGGCCTTCAGCTGTCCAGAGACCCAAAGAGCCAAAACGGCCCGGCCCGCCTCTTCATGCCTTTTATGTCTGGTGTATTCTCCAACAGGGCTGTGTGTGTAAATGAGAGCATAGGTCAGTTGCGGAAGGATATTCATGATAGTGCTCCCCATAAGACCCTCTTCCAGTGTCTTTTGATCGGGTTCGTCATCCAGGTCCGCCATTTTTCCTCTGGCTCCTAATTCTTTCAGAGCCTGATAGAATTTGGGAGAACGGTCTGTATCGGATTTCCTGCAGAGGCTCAGGATAAAACACTCTTGAAAATTACTCCTCAGAATTGATCCTCCCGCCCAGAGTGTCTCATCATCCGGATGGGCAACGATGAGGGCAATCCTGTCCCCGTCCTTGGAATCAATGTTCATATATCTCCTCTTTTACTGAATTATTGTTCATTCTATTTTCTCGAACAAGGTATATTTATTAAATCATTCGTTAAACCTTTTCTATTCAGCCTGGGCTGATTATCTTTTTCAAAATTTATGAGGCGGGAAAGACTGAATTGAATTAGAATACAAATATAATTAATGAAGCAACCCAAATTATATGAGGTCGATTATGCAGGTGAATGTGAAAAGGCGGGATATTACATTCAATCCCGATTTCTCTCGGGTTATAGCCCGATACCTCTATACCGGTGATGAGCGTAGTGCCATTATTATCAGAAGCGTCCTGGAACTCAGTGATGAGGAAGTGAAGGACAAGCTGAACCAGGTTCTTCGAAGATACTCGAAAAGACACCGGAACATTT comes from Oceanispirochaeta sp. and encodes:
- a CDS encoding RNA-binding protein, which produces MNDTIVEEVYLGNLSYDITRDDLHEMLEQFGAVSEVNLVENKGIAFVRFELVEDAELAIKSLEGVDFLGRKLVLDWAKPKKATAHI
- a CDS encoding glycosyltransferase family 4 protein, translated to MKVLILYDYPPSPGGLATQGDMLYRGLKKMGVDVYAVNSKSTLEKEWYYNWFKPDVVTGVGYWGYAPDIILHPQKFGATAVPWLVADGYIANYQDVLNKLPLILVTSQWVKDMYVRDGISGDNIEVLPVGCETEIFHPISQDDPKVKSIRKNLGISDNQLMMLTIGGDAASKGAQEVMHALAGLQGKIPDWRYVCKVWPQDRTTAQNTMDEKLAKELGIEKQMDFQTSIISRNFVPYLISACDIYAAPARLEGFGMPQVEAGACGKPVISINAMGPKDTMIHGETALLAGVAQQIVLHETILGSESGYPENTKIKFDPPRIVDYRASIPDLKDSLLQLMNDKALRERLGKAAREHVVTNFDYMVVAQKFMQIVQKKLDLK
- a CDS encoding AEC family transporter, translating into MISIFLSILPVLLFFALGTLLKNKNFLKEGSSSDIKKIVSNLALPALLFQAFASLNLEVRFLLLVLLIFLICALMIFIGKVTARILKIKTPYWSLMMGGFEMGMLGYALFLSIYGHEHLAKFALMDLGQVLFVFFILMALLIREKEGHSSARVLLLSFIKSPVILAIFAGLLTGTVKTMINPNALTRALGEFLVLAGNLTVPLISLMIGYELSFKRKGMVLALKTVLIRKTFLIILALLVNRFIIREYMGLDRIYEMALLTMFLLPPPFVISIYMKQEDRENLDYVNNTLSLSTVISVTILIIMTVLY
- a CDS encoding glycoside hydrolase 100 family protein; translated protein: MNTDQWHLIEEAEKMALQVLKHNAKGPFDKLPRTAGWGYPEPYTRDLMIALPGFVLSGDPELMEQMRRVLTTLASNQSPHGQSPSLVHDPENRGSSDTTPLFLIGLAIFRIATGEEQFLEDAAQKALTWMSYQSPTDRNFIGQLPTTDWRDEQWVIGYGLFVNTLAYAYLQFFGLTEKAEALASSFSRFAITKDKKHNHVHNRLSQLSKPYYAFWIFKIYSSERFDLLGNSLAILTGMAPLKRSKEIISWINEECKAMIKQGDLAVDIAPNFFPYMNRDDPDWLDRYEEFNRPGEYHNGGIWPYISGFYISAIVAAEEYQLAEEKLLVLTEQVRKTTDKNLSFGFNEWIKAQDGTPRGQDWQTWSAAMYLYAARCVRERNTPYFDRIRSTSV